One region of Streptomyces leeuwenhoekii genomic DNA includes:
- a CDS encoding 7-epi-alpha-eudesmol synthase — protein sequence MQDVRFDLPFDTPVSEHLAYARERHLRWVRERGLVRSQAGFEEYVSWDLAQAAARTYPYASPDGMVVLMNWFSLAFLFDDQFDAGRPDRADRIAEVARELIVTPLRPAGAAPRVVCPITLAWAEVWEQLSHGMSLTWKTRFAASWGRFLAAHCEEVDLAARGLAGSLGVAEYTAFRRRTVGIHHSIDAGEASRGFEVPAQAMAHPLMERMRDLAADTIGFMNDIHSFERERRRGDGHNLVAVLHRERGCSWAEAADAAYRMTTTCLGEYLELEARVPQMCDELGLDAEQRLRVEMGVEAIRHWINGNYEWALTTGRYAAVKEGPVATAESAGRGSVDDLLTV from the coding sequence ATGCAGGACGTCCGGTTCGACCTTCCCTTCGACACCCCCGTCAGTGAGCACCTGGCCTACGCGCGGGAGCGTCATCTGCGCTGGGTGCGGGAGCGAGGGCTGGTGCGCAGTCAGGCCGGGTTCGAGGAGTACGTGTCCTGGGATCTGGCCCAGGCCGCCGCCCGCACCTACCCGTACGCCTCGCCGGACGGCATGGTGGTGCTGATGAACTGGTTCTCCCTGGCCTTCCTCTTCGACGACCAGTTCGACGCGGGCCGGCCCGACCGGGCGGACCGGATAGCCGAGGTGGCCCGGGAGCTCATCGTCACGCCGCTGCGGCCCGCCGGGGCTGCGCCGCGGGTGGTCTGCCCCATCACGCTGGCCTGGGCGGAGGTCTGGGAACAGCTCTCGCATGGCATGTCCCTGACCTGGAAGACGCGTTTCGCCGCCTCCTGGGGGCGGTTCCTGGCGGCGCACTGCGAGGAGGTGGACCTGGCGGCACGGGGGCTGGCCGGGTCGCTGGGGGTGGCGGAGTACACCGCGTTCCGGCGCCGCACGGTCGGCATCCACCACAGCATCGACGCGGGCGAGGCCAGCCGCGGTTTCGAGGTGCCGGCTCAGGCGATGGCGCATCCGCTGATGGAGCGGATGCGGGACCTGGCCGCGGACACCATCGGGTTCATGAACGACATCCACTCCTTCGAGCGGGAGCGGCGCCGCGGGGACGGCCACAACCTCGTCGCCGTCCTGCACCGGGAGCGGGGGTGCTCGTGGGCGGAGGCCGCCGACGCGGCCTACCGCATGACGACCACCTGCCTCGGCGAGTACCTCGAACTGGAGGCCCGCGTCCCGCAGATGTGCGACGAGCTGGGGCTCGACGCGGAGCAGCGGCTCCGGGTGGAGATGGGCGTGGAGGCCATCCGGCACTGGATCAACGGCAACTACGAGTGGGCGCTGACCACCGGTCGCTATGCGGCGGTGAAGGAGGGCCCGGTGGCCACGGCCGAGTCGGCGGGGCGGGGTTCGGTGGACGACCTGCTGACGGTCTGA
- a CDS encoding cytochrome P450 — protein MNDQTTPGAAGGCPVAHGGAPRLYGPEAATDPQGLYSRLRKQYGVVAPVLLEGDVPAWLVLGYRENRRVLDNPLQFSRDSRIWRDWREGRVDESSPLIPMVGWRPDCVSQDGEPHQRLRAAVTDNLNAVAGRGIRRHATHYAHKQIDAFAGAGRADLVSDFAEYLPMLVLTRVFGLAEAEGRRLAESSNLVIKGGADALAHNERIMGILGELTARKRAEPGSDFTTGLIEHHAGLDEEEIVNHLRLVLITAHTMTSNLLARALQLVLTDTSWLSGLVSGQLDISTVVEEVMWNRPPLAVLPGRFATADLELGGCPIKKGDLLVLGLAAGNSDPDIRPDADVSVQGNQSHLAFSAGPHECPGQNIGQAIIETAVDVLLHRLPGLRLAVPPEELTSTASTWEDRLDSLPVEFTAA, from the coding sequence ATGAACGACCAGACCACTCCCGGCGCCGCCGGCGGCTGCCCGGTCGCCCATGGCGGCGCCCCGCGCCTGTACGGTCCCGAGGCGGCGACGGACCCGCAGGGCCTCTACTCCCGGCTGCGCAAGCAGTACGGAGTCGTCGCCCCCGTCCTGCTGGAGGGCGACGTCCCCGCCTGGCTGGTGCTGGGCTACCGCGAGAACCGCCGGGTACTCGACAACCCGCTCCAGTTCAGCCGCGACTCACGGATCTGGCGGGACTGGCGCGAGGGCCGGGTCGACGAGAGCTCGCCCCTGATACCGATGGTGGGCTGGCGCCCCGACTGCGTCTCGCAGGACGGGGAACCGCACCAGCGGCTGCGCGCCGCGGTCACCGACAACCTGAACGCCGTCGCCGGCCGGGGCATCCGCCGCCACGCCACGCACTACGCGCACAAGCAGATCGACGCCTTCGCCGGCGCCGGCCGCGCCGATCTGGTGAGCGACTTCGCCGAGTACCTGCCCATGCTGGTGCTCACGCGGGTCTTCGGGCTGGCCGAAGCGGAGGGGCGCCGCCTGGCCGAGTCCAGCAACCTGGTCATCAAGGGCGGCGCGGACGCGTTGGCGCACAACGAACGCATCATGGGCATCCTCGGCGAGCTGACCGCCCGCAAGCGCGCGGAGCCGGGCTCCGACTTCACCACCGGGCTCATCGAACACCACGCCGGGCTCGACGAGGAAGAGATCGTCAACCATCTGCGTCTGGTGCTCATCACCGCCCACACCATGACCAGCAACCTGCTCGCCCGGGCGCTCCAGCTCGTCCTCACCGACACCTCCTGGCTGTCCGGGCTGGTGAGCGGACAGCTCGACATCTCCACGGTCGTGGAGGAGGTGATGTGGAACAGGCCCCCGCTGGCGGTGCTGCCGGGACGGTTCGCCACCGCCGACCTGGAACTGGGCGGCTGCCCGATCAAGAAGGGGGACCTGCTGGTGCTGGGCCTGGCGGCCGGGAACTCCGACCCGGACATCCGCCCGGACGCCGACGTCTCCGTCCAGGGCAACCAGTCCCATCTGGCCTTCAGCGCCGGACCGCACGAGTGTCCCGGGCAGAACATCGGCCAGGCCATCATCGAGACCGCCGTCGACGTCCTGCTGCACCGCCTGCCGGGCCTGCGCCTGGCCGTGCCCCCGGAGGAACTCACCTCCACGGCCTCCACCTGGGAGGACCGCCTGGACAGCCTGCCGGTGGAGTTCACCGCGGCCTGA
- a CDS encoding sigma factor-like helix-turn-helix DNA-binding protein yields the protein MAGGAPEDEAVLAESVGLALLVVLNELGPAERVAFVPHDLFGVPFDRIAAVTGRSRPAAKKLATRARAKVRGVPVLPGAELERHRQVVEAFPGAARGGDLAALLDVLAPDVVRRADPVAVPPGGPVELPGARAVVEGTLLLRQRARSTALALVDGTVGAVVAPRGRLVCALRITVADGRVASYEVVAEPERCRPLGLAVLDLPPRTAPGHALAAAHDGN from the coding sequence GTGGCGGGCGGCGCGCCGGAGGACGAGGCGGTGCTGGCCGAGTCGGTGGGCCTCGCCCTGCTGGTGGTGCTGAACGAGCTCGGCCCGGCCGAGCGGGTGGCGTTCGTGCCGCACGACCTGTTCGGTGTGCCGTTCGACCGGATCGCGGCGGTCACCGGGCGGTCCCGGCCGGCCGCCAAGAAGCTCGCCACCCGCGCCCGAGCCAAGGTGCGGGGCGTCCCGGTGCTGCCGGGTGCCGAGCTGGAGCGGCACCGGCAGGTCGTCGAGGCGTTCCCGGGCGCCGCCCGGGGCGGTGACCTGGCCGCGCTGCTCGACGTCCTGGCACCGGACGTCGTCCGGCGGGCCGATCCGGTGGCCGTACCGCCCGGTGGCCCGGTCGAACTGCCGGGTGCCCGGGCGGTGGTGGAAGGGACGCTGCTGCTGCGGCAGCGGGCCCGGTCCACCGCGCTCGCCCTGGTGGACGGCACCGTCGGCGCGGTGGTCGCGCCGCGCGGGCGGCTGGTGTGCGCCCTGCGGATCACCGTCGCCGACGGTCGGGTCGCCTCGTACGAGGTGGTGGCGGAGCCGGAGCGGTGCCGCCCGCTCGGCCTCGCGGTGCTGGATCTCCCGCCGCGAACGGCGCCCGGGCACGCCCTCGCGGCTGCGCACGACGGGAACTGA
- a CDS encoding DUF4232 domain-containing protein has translation MANTSPSVRRTALLASAVAALGALTACGTDGAATGATTSAVTGGTAGTARQSPATGTPPGTAVSSPAGSVERSPSRAVPSDTAGSASASARSDGRCHTSELRASVGRVDPGAGQRNFPVVLTNISSRTCTLYGYPGAAFTDSSGRQVGPDPRRAPGSPETVTLAPGRSAWAGLSFASPDVSGARAATPAVLLVTPPDERDSLRVEWKGGKVPVGGTASTVSVTVLDTGTGP, from the coding sequence TGCGCCGGACGGCCCTGCTGGCGAGTGCGGTGGCGGCGCTGGGCGCGCTGACCGCCTGCGGCACGGACGGCGCCGCGACCGGCGCCACGACGAGCGCCGTGACGGGCGGCACGGCCGGGACCGCCCGGCAGTCGCCTGCCACGGGAACGCCGCCGGGCACCGCCGTCAGTTCGCCCGCCGGTTCCGTGGAGCGGTCGCCCTCTCGTGCCGTGCCGAGCGACACGGCGGGATCCGCGTCCGCCTCCGCCCGGTCCGACGGCCGCTGTCACACCTCCGAGCTGCGCGCGTCGGTCGGCCGGGTCGACCCGGGCGCCGGACAGCGGAACTTCCCCGTCGTACTGACCAACATCTCGTCGCGCACCTGCACCCTGTACGGCTATCCGGGCGCCGCCTTCACCGACTCCTCCGGCCGCCAGGTGGGCCCGGATCCGCGGCGTGCGCCCGGCTCCCCTGAGACGGTGACGCTGGCGCCCGGCCGGAGCGCCTGGGCCGGGCTGTCGTTCGCGAGCCCGGACGTCAGCGGCGCCCGCGCCGCGACCCCGGCGGTGCTGCTGGTCACCCCGCCGGACGAGCGGGACTCCCTGAGGGTGGAGTGGAAGGGCGGCAAGGTGCCCGTGGGCGGCACCGCGTCCACGGTGTCCGTCACCGTGCTGGACACCGGCACCGGGCCCTGA
- a CDS encoding flavoprotein, translating to MIEQDAKPFLYVVVCAAGVAADVGTLIAAAHRRGWEVGVIATPTAAADGFFDTAAVEESTGRPVRAGARRPGDPRPFPPPDAVIVAPATFNTLNKWAAGIADTLAVGTLCEAYGLGVPLAVLPCVADALAAHPAYQESVARLRAMGVRFGDPYTGEPGKGAGRREFGWERALDLLDG from the coding sequence GTGATCGAACAGGACGCCAAGCCCTTCCTCTACGTCGTCGTCTGCGCGGCCGGGGTCGCCGCGGACGTCGGGACGCTCATCGCCGCGGCGCACCGGCGCGGTTGGGAGGTCGGGGTGATCGCCACCCCGACCGCCGCGGCGGACGGATTCTTCGACACCGCCGCCGTCGAGGAGTCGACCGGCCGCCCGGTCCGCGCCGGGGCGCGCCGCCCGGGCGACCCGCGCCCCTTCCCGCCGCCGGACGCCGTGATCGTCGCGCCGGCCACCTTCAACACCCTCAACAAATGGGCCGCCGGCATCGCCGACACCCTCGCCGTGGGCACCCTGTGCGAGGCGTACGGGCTCGGCGTACCCCTCGCCGTCCTGCCGTGCGTGGCCGACGCGCTGGCCGCGCACCCCGCCTACCAGGAGAGCGTGGCCCGGCTGCGCGCCATGGGCGTCCGCTTCGGCGACCCGTACACCGGCGAACCCGGAAAAGGCGCCGGACGACGGGAGTTCGGCTGGGAACGGGCGCTGGACCTGCTCGACGGCTGA
- a CDS encoding DUF4235 domain-containing protein codes for MGKSKKKKLPLAYQPVGFVLGWAGGALAGMAFRKTWKVLRHEDDAPDALDPDRGWGEILLAAAVQGAIFAVVRSAVDRTGAKAIARSTGVWPSKDSGGRD; via the coding sequence GTGGGCAAGAGCAAGAAGAAGAAACTCCCCCTCGCCTACCAGCCCGTCGGGTTCGTGCTGGGCTGGGCGGGCGGCGCGCTGGCCGGCATGGCCTTCCGCAAGACCTGGAAGGTGCTCCGGCACGAGGACGACGCGCCCGACGCGCTCGACCCGGACCGCGGCTGGGGCGAGATCCTGCTGGCGGCCGCGGTGCAGGGTGCCATCTTCGCCGTGGTGCGCAGCGCCGTGGACCGGACCGGGGCCAAGGCCATCGCCCGCTCGACCGGGGTCTGGCCCTCCAAGGACAGCGGCGGCCGGGACTGA
- a CDS encoding cation diffusion facilitator family transporter: MLVALAANLVIAVAKAAGGFLAGSPALLSEAAHSVADSMNEVFLLAALRRSRRPADRRHPFGYGKERFFWSLLAAVGIFVMGGCFSFYQGVEALRGGAAEELGGYVAGLVVLGVALLAEGASLLRALYQVRHQGGSRGLRDPALRTVVAEDGTAVVGVTLAIAGMVLHMATGQVVWEACASLAIGTLLVYVAYRLGREARDQLIGEAADPEASGRIRALLQAQPEIDSVEALFTMKTGLDSALVAARVDLVPGLDSERVEEVAVRIKRSIAHTVPEARQIFLDVTDRPAQEARESPAATGERGGA; the protein is encoded by the coding sequence GTGCTGGTGGCGCTGGCGGCCAATCTGGTGATCGCGGTCGCCAAGGCGGCCGGCGGCTTCCTCGCCGGATCGCCCGCCCTGCTGTCGGAGGCGGCGCACTCGGTGGCCGACAGCATGAACGAGGTCTTCCTGCTGGCCGCGCTGCGCCGCAGCCGCCGCCCCGCCGACCGGCGGCACCCTTTCGGTTACGGCAAGGAACGGTTCTTCTGGTCCCTTCTCGCGGCCGTCGGGATCTTCGTGATGGGCGGCTGCTTCTCCTTCTACCAGGGCGTCGAAGCCCTCCGCGGCGGGGCCGCGGAGGAGCTCGGCGGCTATGTCGCCGGCCTGGTCGTGCTCGGCGTCGCCCTGCTGGCCGAGGGCGCGTCGCTGCTGCGGGCCCTGTACCAGGTGCGCCACCAGGGCGGCTCGCGCGGCCTGCGCGACCCGGCGCTGCGTACGGTCGTCGCCGAGGACGGCACCGCCGTGGTCGGGGTGACGCTGGCGATCGCCGGCATGGTGCTCCACATGGCCACCGGCCAGGTGGTGTGGGAGGCGTGCGCCTCCCTCGCGATCGGCACCCTGCTGGTGTACGTCGCCTACCGCCTGGGCCGCGAGGCCCGCGACCAGTTGATCGGGGAGGCCGCCGACCCGGAGGCCAGTGGCCGGATCCGGGCGCTGCTCCAGGCGCAGCCGGAGATCGACAGCGTGGAAGCGCTGTTCACGATGAAGACGGGCCTGGACTCCGCCCTGGTGGCGGCCCGCGTCGACCTGGTGCCCGGCCTGGACAGCGAGCGGGTCGAGGAGGTCGCCGTCCGCATCAAGCGGTCCATAGCCCACACCGTGCCCGAAGCGCGGCAGATCTTCCTCGACGTGACCGACCGCCCGGCGCAGGAGGCACGGGAAAGCCCCGCCGCGACGGGGGAGCGCGGCGGGGCCTGA
- a CDS encoding PQQ-dependent sugar dehydrogenase, with protein MLRRRWTGPLLLATLLTVLAPLPAQAAEPPPAAAPAAAAGATTPRTAAATAAVPLPSLSATTTQVASGLRRPTALVAPDDGTGRLFITEKSGTVRVYHPDTGLARTPLIDITSAVDESGNERGLLGIAVPPDFATSQDLYLAYTALPDGAVTLARYRLDASRLEVLLSQEHAEYNNHNGGQLAFGPDGKLYWSIGDGGGSGDPFRAGQRLDTLLGKIVRIDVARSCGTLPYCVPGDNPFVGTANARPEIWLYGLRNPWRFSFDRADGSLWIGDVGQGHWEEVDHLAPGQGGANLGWSCYEGLEKFEGGHCPPGEEYTKPVFTYSPYTGGCSVIGGHVYRGKKYADLVGGTYIATDYCSSTVWALRPDGRGGYDQAEIGKMPTQVTSIGTTVDGEFYVVNDLPGGLHRVSFTREEPTCRVDRTVRSWGTGLTVDLTVTNTGDTPVNGWALQFPLAFGQKVVSDWNTDLTQLSNVITATDAGHNATIPPGGSVTLGYLAEHTGDASAPPRFTLNEDACAVGR; from the coding sequence ATGTTACGACGCCGCTGGACCGGTCCCCTCCTGCTCGCCACCCTCCTCACCGTCCTGGCCCCGCTGCCCGCCCAGGCCGCCGAACCGCCCCCCGCCGCGGCACCCGCGGCCGCCGCCGGGGCCACCACGCCCCGGACCGCGGCGGCCACCGCCGCGGTGCCGCTGCCGTCGCTCAGCGCCACGACCACCCAGGTCGCCTCCGGCCTGCGACGGCCCACCGCCCTGGTCGCCCCCGACGACGGCACGGGCCGCCTGTTCATCACCGAGAAGTCCGGCACCGTCCGCGTCTACCACCCGGACACCGGCCTCGCCCGCACCCCGCTGATCGACATCACCTCGGCGGTGGACGAATCGGGCAACGAACGCGGCCTGCTCGGCATCGCCGTCCCGCCCGACTTCGCCACGAGCCAGGACCTGTACCTGGCGTACACCGCGCTCCCCGACGGCGCGGTCACCCTCGCCCGCTACCGGCTCGACGCATCCCGCCTGGAGGTCCTGCTCTCCCAGGAACACGCCGAGTACAACAACCACAACGGCGGCCAGCTCGCCTTCGGCCCCGACGGCAAGCTGTACTGGAGCATCGGCGACGGCGGCGGCTCGGGAGATCCCTTCCGCGCCGGGCAGCGCCTGGACACCCTGCTGGGCAAGATCGTGCGGATCGACGTCGCCCGGAGCTGCGGCACGCTCCCGTACTGCGTCCCCGGGGACAACCCCTTCGTCGGCACCGCGAACGCCCGCCCGGAGATCTGGCTGTACGGGCTGCGCAACCCGTGGCGGTTCTCCTTCGACCGCGCCGACGGCTCGCTGTGGATCGGCGACGTCGGCCAGGGCCACTGGGAGGAGGTCGACCATCTCGCGCCCGGACAGGGCGGGGCGAACCTCGGCTGGTCCTGCTACGAGGGTCTGGAGAAGTTCGAGGGCGGCCACTGCCCGCCCGGTGAGGAGTACACCAAGCCCGTCTTCACCTACTCCCCGTACACCGGCGGCTGCTCGGTCATCGGCGGCCACGTCTACCGGGGGAAGAAGTACGCCGATCTGGTGGGCGGCACGTACATCGCCACCGACTACTGCTCGTCCACCGTCTGGGCACTGCGGCCGGACGGCCGGGGCGGGTACGACCAGGCCGAGATCGGGAAGATGCCCACCCAGGTGACGTCGATCGGCACGACGGTCGACGGTGAGTTCTACGTGGTCAACGACCTTCCCGGCGGCCTGCACCGGGTGTCGTTCACCCGGGAGGAGCCCACCTGCCGGGTCGACCGCACCGTGCGGTCCTGGGGCACCGGCTTGACGGTCGACCTCACCGTCACCAACACCGGTGACACGCCGGTGAACGGCTGGGCGCTCCAGTTCCCGCTGGCGTTCGGGCAGAAGGTCGTCTCCGACTGGAACACCGACCTCACCCAGCTGAGCAACGTGATCACGGCGACCGACGCCGGGCACAACGCGACGATCCCGCCGGGCGGGAGCGTCACCCTCGGCTACCTCGCCGAACACACCGGCGACGCCTCGGCGCCGCCGCGGTTCACCCTCAACGAAGACGCCTGCGCCGTCGGACGCTGA
- a CDS encoding VOC family protein, with the protein MALVNAGVVVLDCAEPEKLAEFYKALLGGEETEATANRVEIRGADGFRMAFRRDVNATPPSWPRPENSLQAHLDFVVEDLDAAERGVVGLGGRPLEAKDAPGPYEERSFADPAGHSFTLRRVASTAPKQG; encoded by the coding sequence ATGGCACTGGTGAACGCGGGCGTCGTGGTGCTCGACTGTGCCGAGCCCGAGAAGCTCGCCGAGTTCTACAAGGCGCTGCTGGGCGGGGAGGAGACGGAGGCGACCGCCAACCGGGTGGAGATCAGGGGAGCGGACGGTTTCCGCATGGCCTTCCGGCGTGATGTGAACGCCACCCCGCCGAGCTGGCCCCGGCCCGAGAACTCCCTCCAGGCCCACCTGGACTTCGTGGTGGAGGATCTGGACGCGGCCGAGCGCGGGGTCGTCGGGCTCGGCGGACGCCCGCTGGAGGCGAAGGACGCGCCCGGTCCCTACGAGGAGCGGAGCTTCGCCGACCCGGCGGGCCACTCCTTCACACTGCGCCGTGTCGCGTCGACGGCGCCCAAGCAGGGCTGA
- a CDS encoding TetR/AcrR family transcriptional regulator yields the protein MDIEVARERALDAAETLFYGRGVQCVGMDDIRAASGLSLRRLYQLFPAKEQLVAAYLERRDVRWRGRLAQYTGRYAEPRRRILAVFDWLERWFGEPDFRGCAWINAHGELGALSPLVAERVRAHKRAFGRFLDELVAGAGLPAPLGGQLFLLAEGAMVTAGITGSAEPAARAREAARALLAAR from the coding sequence ATGGACATCGAGGTCGCCCGGGAGCGGGCGCTGGACGCCGCCGAGACACTGTTCTACGGCCGGGGTGTGCAGTGCGTCGGCATGGACGACATCCGCGCCGCCTCCGGCCTCTCGCTCAGGCGTCTGTACCAGCTCTTCCCGGCCAAGGAGCAGTTGGTGGCGGCCTATCTGGAGCGGCGCGATGTGCGCTGGCGGGGGCGGCTGGCGCAGTACACCGGGCGGTACGCGGAGCCGCGGCGGCGGATCCTGGCCGTCTTCGACTGGCTGGAGCGGTGGTTCGGCGAACCGGACTTCCGCGGATGCGCGTGGATCAACGCCCACGGTGAGCTCGGCGCCCTCTCGCCCCTGGTGGCGGAGCGGGTTCGGGCGCACAAGCGGGCCTTCGGGCGGTTCCTCGACGAGCTGGTCGCCGGAGCGGGCCTGCCGGCCCCGCTGGGCGGACAGTTGTTCCTGCTGGCGGAGGGCGCCATGGTGACGGCGGGCATCACGGGGAGCGCGGAACCCGCGGCCCGCGCGCGCGAGGCGGCGCGGGCCCTGCTGGCGGCCCGCTGA
- a CDS encoding glutathione S-transferase family protein, whose translation MSGDGGGGGNRAYGRKTFKRSRSHFADRITADGRDGWPVEPGRYRLVVSRACPWAGRAVISRRLLGLEDALSLAIADPVQDDRSWRFTLDADGRDPVLGIRYLGEAYDKRETGYPGGVSVPAIVDVPSGRLVTNDYQQITLDLATQWSALHRPGAPDLYPPALRDEIDSVMAEVYEDVNNGVYRAGFATGQREYEAACTAVFERLELLARRLERRRYLVGDTITEADIRLFTTLVRFDAVYHGHFKCNRWKLTENRVLWAYARDLFQTPGFGDTVDFDHIKRHYYQVHTGINPTGIVPLGPDLSGWLTPHHREELGGRPFGDGTPPGPVPAGERVPARGRP comes from the coding sequence ATGAGCGGCGACGGCGGGGGCGGCGGCAACCGCGCGTACGGCAGGAAGACGTTCAAGCGGTCCAGGAGCCACTTCGCGGACCGGATCACCGCGGACGGGCGGGACGGCTGGCCGGTGGAGCCCGGCCGGTACCGCCTGGTGGTCAGCCGCGCCTGTCCCTGGGCCGGCCGGGCGGTGATCTCCCGGCGGCTGCTCGGTCTGGAGGACGCCCTGTCCCTGGCGATCGCCGACCCGGTCCAGGACGACCGTAGCTGGCGGTTCACCCTCGATGCGGACGGTCGCGACCCGGTGCTCGGCATCCGGTACCTCGGCGAGGCGTACGACAAGCGGGAGACGGGGTATCCGGGCGGGGTGAGCGTACCGGCGATCGTGGACGTGCCCAGTGGGCGGCTGGTCACCAACGACTACCAGCAGATCACCCTGGATCTGGCCACCCAGTGGTCGGCGCTGCACCGTCCGGGAGCGCCCGACCTGTACCCGCCGGCGCTGCGGGACGAGATCGACTCGGTGATGGCGGAGGTCTACGAAGACGTCAACAACGGTGTCTACCGGGCGGGCTTCGCCACCGGCCAGCGTGAGTACGAGGCCGCCTGCACGGCCGTGTTCGAGCGGCTGGAGCTGCTCGCGCGGCGGCTGGAGAGGCGGCGCTATCTGGTCGGCGACACGATCACGGAGGCGGACATCCGGCTGTTCACCACGCTGGTCCGCTTCGACGCCGTCTACCACGGCCACTTCAAGTGCAACCGCTGGAAGCTGACGGAGAACCGGGTCCTGTGGGCGTACGCCCGCGATCTGTTCCAGACGCCCGGCTTCGGCGACACCGTCGACTTCGATCACATCAAGCGCCACTACTACCAGGTCCACACCGGCATCAATCCCACCGGGATCGTTCCGCTGGGCCCGGACCTGTCCGGGTGGCTGACCCCGCATCACCGTGAGGAGCTGGGCGGCCGGCCCTTCGGCGACGGGACGCCGCCGGGTCCGGTCCCCGCCGGGGAGCGGGTCCCCGCACGGGGCCGCCCCTGA
- a CDS encoding aldo/keto reductase — MQYVKLGSTGLDVSRICLGCMTYGVPDRGVHEWTLDEEAARPLIRQALEAGVTFFDTANIYSDGTSEEIVGRALRDFARRDEIVLATKVHYRMRPGPNGAGLSRKAIMTEIDHSLRRLGTDYVDLYQIHRWDAHTPIEETMEALHDLVKSGKVRYIGASSMYAWQFSKAQYTARLNGWTTFVSMQNHYNLLYREEEREMLPLCADQGVGVLPWSPLARGRLTRDWGTTTGRSATDTFGSTLYQEGDRAIVEAVTRIAADRGVPRARVALAWLLHQDTVTAPIIGASKPQHLDDAVAAVELELTDEEIEELERPYTPHPVAGH; from the coding sequence ATGCAGTATGTGAAGCTCGGTTCGACCGGCCTGGACGTGTCGCGGATCTGTCTGGGGTGCATGACCTACGGGGTCCCCGACCGCGGCGTGCACGAGTGGACCCTCGACGAGGAGGCCGCGCGCCCGCTGATCCGGCAGGCGCTGGAGGCGGGCGTCACCTTCTTCGACACCGCCAACATCTACTCCGACGGCACCAGCGAGGAGATCGTCGGACGGGCGCTGCGCGACTTCGCCCGCCGGGACGAGATCGTGCTCGCCACGAAGGTCCACTACCGGATGCGCCCCGGGCCCAACGGCGCCGGACTGTCCCGCAAGGCGATCATGACCGAGATCGACCACAGCCTGCGGCGCCTGGGCACCGACTACGTCGACCTGTACCAGATCCACCGCTGGGACGCGCACACGCCGATCGAGGAGACCATGGAGGCGCTCCACGATCTGGTGAAGTCCGGCAAGGTGCGCTACATCGGGGCCAGTTCGATGTACGCCTGGCAGTTCTCCAAGGCCCAGTACACCGCGCGGCTCAACGGCTGGACCACGTTCGTCTCCATGCAGAACCACTACAACCTCCTTTATCGGGAGGAAGAGCGCGAGATGCTGCCGCTCTGCGCGGACCAGGGCGTCGGGGTGCTGCCGTGGAGCCCGCTCGCGCGCGGCCGGCTCACCCGGGACTGGGGCACCACCACCGGGCGCAGTGCCACCGACACCTTCGGCAGCACCCTCTACCAGGAGGGCGATCGCGCCATCGTCGAGGCCGTCACCCGTATCGCCGCCGACCGGGGCGTCCCGCGCGCCCGGGTGGCCCTCGCCTGGCTGCTGCACCAGGACACGGTGACCGCGCCGATCATCGGCGCGTCCAAGCCGCAGCACCTGGACGACGCGGTGGCCGCGGTCGAACTGGAGCTGACCGACGAGGAGATCGAGGAACTGGAGCGGCCCTACACGCCGCACCCGGTCGCCGGTCACTGA
- a CDS encoding nuclear transport factor 2 family protein, which produces MTARPPLPPFTRETAALKVQAAEDAWNTRDPHRVALAYTRDSVWRNRDTFLTGRAAIVEFLTRKWQRERDYALRKELWAWEGNRIAVRFQYESRDAEGRWWRSYGNELWEFDEHGLMARREASIDDVPIEEGERRIRGPRPETERGRPFPLQ; this is translated from the coding sequence ATGACCGCCCGTCCGCCGCTCCCGCCGTTCACCCGGGAGACCGCCGCCCTGAAGGTGCAGGCCGCCGAGGACGCCTGGAACACCCGCGACCCGCACCGGGTGGCGCTCGCGTACACGCGGGACTCCGTCTGGCGCAACCGGGACACCTTCCTGACCGGGCGCGCCGCCATCGTCGAGTTCCTGACCCGCAAGTGGCAGCGCGAGCGGGACTACGCCCTGCGCAAGGAACTGTGGGCCTGGGAGGGCAACCGCATCGCGGTGCGCTTCCAGTACGAGTCGCGCGACGCGGAGGGCCGGTGGTGGCGCTCCTACGGCAACGAACTGTGGGAGTTCGACGAGCACGGCCTGATGGCCCGCCGCGAGGCGAGCATCGACGACGTCCCGATCGAGGAGGGGGAGCGCCGGATCCGCGGGCCCCGGCCCGAGACCGAGCGCGGGCGCCCGTTCCCCCTTCAGTAG